The Setaria viridis chromosome 2, Setaria_viridis_v4.0, whole genome shotgun sequence DNA window GTCGACTCGCTACCACTTCTCACCATGGAGCTCATCGGCGATGGGTCAATCCTCACTCCCAATCCATCCAGGCTGAACAAGGTGGCCTTCTATACCTTCTTGTTTCATTGTTTTCCATTCTATTTTTCCATGTCTGTTGCTTATTTCTCGGATTGATTCAGCTTTGAACCCTAGCTCAGATTCAGTTTCTGCTACCCTGTGATCTGTGTGCTTGCTATAGTGTGGTTCGATTCCTTTTGAATTTACTAGCAATGTTGGTGTGGGATTCTGATATAGCAACTCCCAGTGGCTTTAAGTAACAGATTTGGTTGTTTAAGTCATCTATCAAACAGGTTATCCAAAGTAATAGGTTACATTATTTTCTTTAAAAATTTCTCTgtggtttcttttctttctgtttgagCCACATATTTCCATGCCTTATGCTGGCAGTTTAGCTGTCGTATGAATCAATATCTTTTGGCTTTGTGCTACTGTGTCATAGGAAGATACAAATTTGACATATCTGTAGCTATCTGTGCAAACACTCCTTTCACATAGGCCGACTATCTGTGTAAAAACTGGGTTGGCAGCTATATTTGGGACATGCTAGCATCTCAATTTGAGCAATCTGGATTGTGTCCAGCTGATAATTGTTGTCATCTTTTAATCTACCTAGATCTATTTCAGGATGGTGAAGACCAATCTTTGGAGGTACCTGCTGCAAGACCCTTTGAAGATAGCAGTGAGAGATTGAATAGGTTAATTGCTATGCAGAAAAGGTTATCAGAAGCAACTAGGGAAGCATTGCCAACTCAAGTGAGAAAGAGAATAAGACTAACTTTAGCAGTTAATACATCAAATGTTCAGTCAGCTAGCTCTCCTACTCCAGTTTCTCCTGTTCACAAGAGAAATAAAAGAACCGGTTCAAAAAATCACTTGTTTGGAAGCATTTCGGGATTAAGAGGTCAACATCCTATTGCGACATGCAGAAGTTTGTTAAAATTAGCTTGTGGAACTGAAACGATGAGTATCAATGCTGAAGTCTGTGCTAGTGAATGGTTCAGGCTACTAAAGTCTGCTGCTAGTGTCTGTTGAAACGCTAAATTAGTATAACTACGTCATACacaattcttttcttttggaaCTGATAGTGTGGAACTGCTATGTGGAATTATCTGCTAAAAGTAAGCATGCTATCTAGGTTAAGAAGTTCATGACAGGCTCTTTTTTCTTTGCTAGTTTGGTAACAGGCTCTTTTTTCTTTGCTAGTTTGGTAACAGTTTTCTTTACAATGATATTTTGGAAGTATATCTTCATGGCAGCATTCTTTTTCTAGAAGCATGTCACATATCATTTATTTAGCATGCAATGAATGGTCTTCAAACTATTCTCTATTTCAGGTTATACTGGATGATTTTGAATactaaaaaaaaggaaggagggAGGCGGGAGAGATAAAAACTTTAGCAGTTAGTAAATATGGCAGTGTGTTTGCTGCAGCTGTAATGCAGGTGCCCAAGTATTGCTGCAGAGACATATCACATATGGTACTGATGTTTATGGTTTTCCTTGGCAAATCTTATAGTATCTTAGATAATTTCTATAGTAATTGTACTGCTTTTGGCAATAGAATCCGATATGCTGACTTgcaggttcagacttcagaattTTAGATCGTGACAGTTGATACCCCTTTGTTACTCTTGGGTGATTAGTTTTGCAAATGCTGTGTGTTAGCAGTAGCAGCGTTGTATCGGTGATTTTGGTTCTTCACTTAACCTGCGTACACATAACCTCAAATATTTGTTCGACGACCTCGTCCTCAGTTACCCCAGAGCGCACGAAACCTGCGTAAACTTTAGCAGTTACCCAGAGCGCACGAAACCTGCGTAAACCATCAAACCAACCAGCCCAACCCGCACCGGTgtgcttccaaaaactgtcagcaACCCATGCAAGACCAGGCCGCCCCGGACCAGCGACTGTCTCTTGGGTTGGTTTGGAAACAAACCAAAAACCGGCTAAACCGGACCATGAACAGAGTGAACCGGCACATTCCAAAGCAATCCCAAACTCATACTATTCCACGTGGGTTGTGCACGAGTCCAGGCTCGGAGGGCGACCGCCACGGATGCGTGCAGCACAGCCCGTTTCCACCAAACCAATCAGAGCGATACGGCACGACGCACGCAGCGTCGTCGGCGTTGCTTGCAACGACGAGAACCACCGAACCGCCGCTGACCTGCGGCCGTGCGGGTGCCGGCAGCACGCACGATCGCGGCACGAGTCACGGCCCGCCCAACTCCGAGCGCATCGCATCGCGGCGCAGCGCAGGGCCCCGTCTCGTCTCCCCGCCAGCCTTTAAACGCCACGACGCCCGGCATTCCCTCTCACAATCTCTCTCCATTccaagaagagagagagagagggagagagagagagcgagagagagagagagcagcgggcgcggcggccgaaGCAAAAACGACACCCAACGGGCGGATTTTTAAGTGCTCATCGCACCGCACCCGTCCGCTTCCGGCTTCCCTTCCTTCCcgtgcccgcccgcccgccttcCCCCGCTTTTCTTTTACCCGTCGGCCAAAAGGAAGCGCCAGCGGCCAGCGCGCCGTCCTTGCGGTTGCCCAGCGAGCAGCAGCTGGTACTGCCTGCTCGgtctccatggcggcggcgcgggcgtgcTTGGTTGCgctggccgtggcggcggcgctctttttggaggagggagcggcggcggtgggggcgggggatgccggggcggcgtcgatgaggcagcggcggcggcagctgctgcggcagcgGCAGGTGCGCAGCCACCTCAAGCGCCTCAACAAGGCGCCGCTCGCCACCATCGAGGTACTGGCCACCTACCCATCCCCGCCATCTGTCTCCGCCACACGGCGAGCGCCGAGCGCACAGTTCGTTCGATGGGTTTCGCATTCCATTGCCACAAATTTCGTTTCGTTTCCTTCGGATTATGGAAGGGAATCCAACTGAATCCCCATGGGGGCGGGAAAAGGAAGGAGGTCCTGCATTTTGCATGGAAGTAGTAGAAGAAAGCCGCCCCTTTCGAGGCAGGGGTTCTTGTGCTCCATGCTCTTGCTGCTTTGCCTGGTCCACCTCGTCGCTTTGGAAGGGTTGAATGGCTGTTCCTCATGGACCATCCATGCATTGGGCTCGGTTTCCTTTCGTCGCGGGAGGAAAAAGTCGCGCTTTTTGGAGGAATTTATGGGCGCCCGTGCTCCTTTGGTTCATTGGAGCTGAAGCGAAAGATGCTTGCTTTTGATTGCTTTGCTTTCTTTGCTGGAGAACTCGAGTCATTTCTGAACCTTGCTACATTTTCCCTACTGTTTTTGTTCAATCAAACTAGTGACTTCAGCTTGTTTACTCCCACTTCTTTCGAATGCAGATATACATACTAGCATGCGCAATCTTTGTACAATCTACATTTTGTGTTCCTTTCCTCTTTCAACAGCTTGGGCAATTGCAGACGTTTTTTACATTTGttcagagaaaaagaaaattatgtTGACAAAATTCACATATCCTTCACATCATTCCTGCACTAATTTTAGCACATCCTCTCCTTTTTCTGCATTTTTGCAACTACTGATTCTTCGACACCAACTTACAGAGCCCAGACGGTGACATCATAGACTGCGTGCCCATCTCCAACCAGCCTGCCTTCGATCACCCGTTCCTCAAGAACCACACCATCCAGGTTCCTCTCTCTGCAGCACCATTGCACTTTTAATTTCACTGTTTCAGTGTACACCATCTGCAGACCACATGACATGCATCATGATATCGCTCAACGGTGCTCAATCAACGGTGCTCCATCATCACCTTTCAGATGCGGCCTGCGTACCACCCGGAAGGCCTGTATGATGAGTCCAAGGTCGCCTCCCAGCAGCAGACCCAGACTATCACCCAAATGTGGCATCAGAATGGCAAGTGCCCCGAGGACACGATACCTATCAGGAGGACCAAGAAGGAGGACGTCCTGAGAGCAAGCTCTGTGAGGAGGTATGGCAAGAAGAGGCACCGGAGCACCCCCAACCCCATGTCTGTTGACCCTGACATGCTCAATGAGAGTGGCCACCAGGTACAATAACAGTAGCAATGCTAATCTTTTCATAGATTATGATATTCTCAGCAAGAATTTCTCAGTTGACCTTGTTTGCTCTATCTCCCATGGAGCAGCACGCCATAGCTTATGTTGAGGGGGACAAGTACTATGGCGCCAAGGCCACCATCAATGTGTGGCAACCGAAAATCGAGCAGGCCAATGAGTTCAGCCTGTCCCAGCTCTGGATCTTGGGGGGCTCCTTCGGCCAGGACCTCAACAGCATCGAAGCAGGATGGCAGGTGAGACATGGGAGCGGGATGGAAAGAGAAACTCAGTTCATGGAAAGTTCTATTAAATGCTGCCTAGCAGCTTCCATTTCtgttcttcatcttcctcttcaATGCTATCAATAATTTCTCTGCTGCATGCCTCAATAATCTCTGTGTGCTGCAATGATGATATGAGCACTGCTGCTGAAAGAGCCATTAAATGTGTAGGAGCTATACTAGATTCTCCATTGACACAGATTTTCTCTTTCATGATCTCTACTGGCAGTGTTGTCTTTAGGAGCTAAGCATGCTGTAATGGTGGACTAACATGGGCAGTCTCTTTCATTAAGGCTAATGGCTCTGCTCTCCACGAAATTTGCAGGTTAGCCCAGACTTGTACGGGGACAACAACACTAGGCTCTTCACCTACTGGACTGTAAGATAAACATCACATTCCTTTCAATCCTCATGAGCAATTTGTTTGTAGTTTATCTTTGTCTTCTGCCTAGATCTACATCCCTATCAATTGATTAAACAAATTGGAGAATGGCCTAATGATACTGATTTTGTATTGCTTTGGATACTGCAGAGTGATGCATATCAAGCAACAGGATGCTACAACCTATTGTGCTCGGGGTTCATCCAGATAAACAATCAGATCGCCATGGGCGCCAGCATCTCCCCCATCTCCAACTATGGTGGCTCCCAATATGACATCAATATTTTGGTCTGGAAGGTAAATTCCAAAAAGCCCTCACATGCTGAGCATACAAAATCAAATTTGTGGATGGGCCCGGAGAGAATCCGTGCCCACCTGTCTCTTGTTCTATCTCAAGGGGCCTTCGGGCTTGAGTCAAGGCTACAACTGTGGCTCTGGCCCTGTATGTGGACGCACTCGACAGAGTCACAGTTGTCCCCATGCATGAACTGGATTTGTCTGCTAATGCAACCACTGATAATGATTGCTATTTTTAACAAATTTCCACAAGAATATTCACCTTGAGCTCACGTT harbors:
- the LOC117845579 gene encoding protein neprosin, with protein sequence MAAARACLVALAVAAALFLEEGAAAVGAGDAGAASMRQRRRQLLRQRQVRSHLKRLNKAPLATIESPDGDIIDCVPISNQPAFDHPFLKNHTIQMRPAYHPEGLYDESKVASQQQTQTITQMWHQNGKCPEDTIPIRRTKKEDVLRASSVRRYGKKRHRSTPNPMSVDPDMLNESGHQHAIAYVEGDKYYGAKATINVWQPKIEQANEFSLSQLWILGGSFGQDLNSIEAGWQVSPDLYGDNNTRLFTYWTSDAYQATGCYNLLCSGFIQINNQIAMGASISPISNYGGSQYDINILVWKDPKEGNWWLQFGNNYVLGYWPSFLFSYLADSASMIEWGGEVVNSEPDGSHTSTQMGSGHFPEEGFGKASYFRNIQLVDSSNNLKAPRGVGSFTEQSNCYDVQNGNNGDWGAYFYYGGPGKNSNCP